The sequence TATTGAAAAAATGGGCAGTGAAATCGAGCATGCCGTACAAAGCGTTGGCAATGCCAGCGAAGAAGTGAAGAGGGGATCGGAAACAGTCTATAATACCCAACAGGGCTTTGTGGCGATTAATGAAAAACTGATGAGTGTTAAGGAAGGAATATCCCAGATTGCAGCATCGGTCAAAGAGATGGCGCAGGGAACGGAAGGCATGGTCGCCGGGGTACAGAATATCAGTGCTATCGCGGAAGAGACTTCTTCCAGTGCGCAGATGGTGGCGGCCTCTGCCGAGGAGCAAAACGCCAGCATGCATGAGATCAACTCCAGTGCGGGCGCGCTGTCCACGATGGCTGGGGAGCTCAAGCAAATCGCAACTCAGTTTAAGATATAAAAGACTTGCCAATAGACAAGCTGCCGGAGCCTCCGGCAGCTTGTTTTTTAGAACAAGTTCTGCAGGTAAACAGAAGAATTCTCTCGAATAGCCTTTAGCAGATATGCATCGCCGATGAATAGGCGCGTAGATAATGCCAATAGGATGGCTGCGCAACAAATTATTTGCTAACTCTTAGCGGGTATATAAAAACTCGTGACGGGCGTATCTGAGGTAGCTACAATCGGAGGAATGGTTATATTGGACATTTCATTTGCAACCAAGGCGCCGTTTATTATTTTTGCTAATGTATTGCTATTACACATGATAGGATATTTTGCTCAACAGTACTTTTCCGCCGAAATAGTCTGGTTAGTAGTTGGAATTATTGACGCCTTCTTTGGTTTTAAGTGTGGCTTATATATCCGAAACATTTTTAAGGATGAATTGACAGGACTATATAACCGAAGTTTTTTTGGGCTCTTTCTAAAAAAGGTTTTGTTGGACGTGAGAAGTAAGAAAATCTCCGTTTCCTTACTTATGGTAGACATTGATGACTTTAAGCAGGTTAATGATACCTACGGGCATTTAGTTGGCGACATAGTATTAAAGCAAATCGGGGTTATTCTTCAAAAGAGTATCAGAAGGACCGATTGTGTTGTCCGTTGGGGTGGCGAGGAATTTGCTGTTATTCTTCCCGATACGGAGAGAGAAGGGGCGACAAGGCTTGCCGAACGACTTAGACAGAGTGTGGCCGGCTTTGATTTTAACTCTTCACCGGCAATTCTAAAATTGACAGTTAGTATTGGGGCGGTCAGTTTGTGCGACAGTGTGGAACAGGACGATCTCATTAGGCAGGCAGATAAGGCCTTGTACCAGGCGAAGCAAACGAAAAATACTGTTGTCTTTGTATAACTTGCGGGTAATGATAGGGCGGCATCTTGTATTTTATAGCTCGATAGGGTATAATAATATGCGTTGGGGAGTATACCCGACGGTGTACATTTGAGATTGAATATTGTGTAATCCTTGTAGTTCCTATATTATGCGGGCGTAGCTCAGTGGTAGAGTACCGGCTTCCCAAGCCGTGGGTCGCGAGTTCGAATCTCGTTGCCCGCTCCAGGAAACTTAAGCCTTCTAGCGATTTGCTAGAAGGCTTTTTTGTGTTTGGGTAGGAACGTGGGTAGGAATAGAGAAAAAATAATACGTTTTATGGAGTAGAACTATTAAAAAAGGATCTACTAAAACGCGAAGGTACACGAGAAGCACCAGGAGTGGCACAAGGAAAAACTAGGGGATAATTACGGGATAATAATTGGATCATTGGCGGGACCTTTGGCAAGTGCTATTACCCTAAGCATTTTTCGCCCAAGAAGTATAAAGACTTGCTTAAAGCGGCCGGCATAGACAAAAGTTTTACTTTTTATGATTTGCGGCATACTCATACAAGCCTGTTGCTGCTAGATGGTATTAACCTTAAGATCGTGCAGGAAAGGCTTGGGCACGCCAGTATTGAAATGACTTTGGATACCTATTCGCATTTACTTCCGGATATTTAAGATGTGGCTGTGCAGGCTGTTGCGGCGTTTTTAGTGGGGTAACGATTTTGTAAAGGATTAGATGAATTTAGCAGGACTTTCTGTAAAAAGAGTAAATTATTAAAAAATGAATTTATAATGGAGTTGATAGTATTGCATGATTACATTGAATTAGAAATTAATCAAATAAAAAATCTTACTAACCTACGCCTTGAATTGCCTCTTGAAAAAGGATTGTATGCGGTTGTTGGTACTAACGGATCAGGAAAAAGTACACTAATGCTAGCGCTTTCCCAATTAATACGAAAATCTTCGTTATCTAAGCTTAGCTCTTTAGATTACAATCAAAATTCTTTTGTGAAATTTAAGTTTGATGGCCGAGAGGATTGCTGGGTGTATAGCCAAGGCTTTAAAAGATGGGAAGTTAAATCCCATCCATCTGAAATTAGATTGCCAGGATTTTATGAAGGAAGCATATTTTATGGAACAAGATTTTCTGATGCATCAATTGCAGAATCTGTGCTTCCTGAATTGATACAAAAAAATCATATTGTTGATGCGGATTCATTTATAATTGAAAAACTAAGTATAATTCTTCATGGTGATAAAGAGCACTATAAAAAATTAAAGAGAATCAGAAATAGGAAAATTGCAGATTCTTTTGGATTTAAGGGAGTGCCTTATTTCTATGAAACTTCAAGAGGTATTATTAGTCAATTAGCAATGAGTTCAGGCGAATGTATGCTTATTACACTACTTCATTTTGTTTATAATGTAATTATAAGAGGGAAAATATCAAAGGATACAAAACTCATATTTCTTATTGATGAGGTGGAATTAGCTATTCATCCTGGAGCTATTAATAGGCTTGTCAGTTTTATGGAAGAATTGATTAGAGAATACAATTTAACAACGGTCTTTTCATCGCATTCTGCTGAAATAATTAGGCGAATAAATCCTAGGAATATTTTCCAAATAGAAAATGATGAGGGGAATATTACCATTAATAATCCTTGTTACCCAAGTTATGCAATTCGTGATTTATATGTACAAGATGGATTTGATTATTTAATTCTTGTGGAAGATAAACTTGCGAAAAAATTTGTAGATAGAATAATTCTTATGAATGATTTGTTTTGTAGTAAGTTAATTTATGTACTTCCAGCAGGTGATTGGTTTAGTAATTTAAGGTTACATTCTGATTTAGCTAAGAACAATATATTGGGAGTTGGTAAAAAGATTATTAGT is a genomic window of Propionispora vibrioides containing:
- a CDS encoding GGDEF domain-containing protein is translated as MIGYFAQQYFSAEIVWLVVGIIDAFFGFKCGLYIRNIFKDELTGLYNRSFFGLFLKKVLLDVRSKKISVSLLMVDIDDFKQVNDTYGHLVGDIVLKQIGVILQKSIRRTDCVVRWGGEEFAVILPDTEREGATRLAERLRQSVAGFDFNSSPAILKLTVSIGAVSLCDSVEQDDLIRQADKALYQAKQTKNTVVFV
- a CDS encoding tyrosine-type recombinase/integrase → MGGTFGKCYYPKHFSPKKYKDLLKAAGIDKSFTFYDLRHTHTSLLLLDGINLKIVQERLGHASIEMTLDTYSHLLPDI
- a CDS encoding AAA family ATPase: MHDYIELEINQIKNLTNLRLELPLEKGLYAVVGTNGSGKSTLMLALSQLIRKSSLSKLSSLDYNQNSFVKFKFDGREDCWVYSQGFKRWEVKSHPSEIRLPGFYEGSIFYGTRFSDASIAESVLPELIQKNHIVDADSFIIEKLSIILHGDKEHYKKLKRIRNRKIADSFGFKGVPYFYETSRGIISQLAMSSGECMLITLLHFVYNVIIRGKISKDTKLIFLIDEVELAIHPGAINRLVSFMEELIREYNLTTVFSSHSAEIIRRINPRNIFQIENDEGNITINNPCYPSYAIRDLYVQDGFDYLILVEDKLAKKFVDRIILMNDLFCSKLIYVLPAGDWFSNLRLHSDLAKNNILGVGKKIISVLDGDIIEQANTKDEYKGLPKLFLPIKSVEKYLYSKIIRENDRAFIKYIGDKYFRVRGLAEIISDYRQNFEVEKDKNGKKLYDVLISNLNKNAILEDDFLTYFCDDLIKLLNTNKFKSQLEALL